The genomic DNA GCGTGGAGATGGCCCGGTGTCGCGACCGGGCCTTCTGCTGCGGGGCGGGGGGCGGTCTGTACTGGCACGAGGACCGCGCGGGCGAGCGGGTGAGCCACGTGCGCAGCCGGCACATCGCGGCCACCGGCGCCGACATCGTCGCCACGGCCTGTCCCTTCTGCGCCCTGATGCTGGAGGATGCCGGGAAGGCCACCGACGCCAGGGCGCATCCAATGGATGTGGCCGAACTCCTCCTGCGGGGCACGACCGGAGGGTGAGAAGGTGAGCGATCAGGAGCAGTCCGAGGAACGGTTGCCGCGCTTCACGACGATCTCCGGCCTGGAGATCGACCGGGTCTACGGCCCGGCGCACACCGCGCGCCTGGACTACGCCCGGGATCTGGGCGATCCGGGGGAGTACCCCTTCACCCGCGGGATCCACCCCACGATGTACCGCGGCCGCCTGTGGACGATGCGGCAGTTCGCCGGTTTCGGCTCGGCCGAAGACAGCAACCGCCGCTTCCACTACCTCCTGGAGCAGGGCCAGACCGGGCTATCCGTGGCCTTCGACATGCCCACGCTGATGGGGTACGACTCCGACCATCCCCGGGCCCTGGGCGAGGTCGGCCGGGAGGGCGTGGCCATCGACACCGTGGAGGACATGAAGGTACTCCTGCGGGACCTGCCCCTGAACCGCGTCACCACCTCGATGACGATCAACGCCCCGGCCAACGTGCTGCTGGCGATGTACCTCGTGGCCGCGGAGGAGGCCGGGTTCCTCTGGCCGGAGCTGGGCGGGACGACCCAGACGGACATGCTCAAAGAGTTCATCGCCCAGAAGGAGTGGATCGTCCCGCCCCGGCCCAGCATGCGCTTCATCCAGGACATGCTGGTTTTCGGCACACGGGAACTGCCGCGCTGGAATGTGATCAGCATCAGCGGCTACCACATTCGCGAGGCGGGCGCCACCGCGGTGCAGGAGCTGGCCTTCACGCTGGCCGACGGGATCGCCTACGTGCAGGCGGGGATCGAGGCGGGGCTGGACGTGGACGCCTTCGCCCCGCGGCTGAGTTTCTTCTTCGACTGCCACAACGACTTCTTCGAGGAGATCGCCAAGTTCCGCGCCGCCCGGCGGATGTGGGCGCGGATCATGCGGGAGCGGTTCGGGGCGACGCGGCCGCGGTCGTGGTGGCTGCGGTTCCACACCCAGACCGCGGGGGTGTCGCTCACCGCCCAGCAGCCGCTGAACAACATCGTGCGGGTAACCCTCCAGGCGCTGGCCGCAGTGCTCGGCGGCACGCAGTCCCTGCACACCAACTCCATGGACGAGACCTACGCCCTGCCGACGGAGGAGGCGGTGCGGGTCGCCCTGCGCACCCAGCAGATCATCGCCCACGAGAGCGGGGTCACCAACACCGTGGACCCCCTGGGCGGGTCGTACTTCGTGGAGGCGCTCACCGACCGGATGGAAGAGGAAGCCGGCGCGTACCTGCGCCGGATCGACGACCTGGGCGGGATGGTGCGCGCCGTGGAGCTGGGCTTTCCCCAGCGCGAGATCGCCGAGGCGAGCTTCCGCTTTCAGCAGGCCCTGGAGCGCAAGGAGAAGATCATCGTCGGGGTCAACGACTTTGTCATCCCCGAAGAGACGCCGATCCCCATCCTGCGCATCGACCCGGAGGTGGAGCGGATCCAGATCGACCGCCTGCGCCGGGTCCGGGCGGAACGGGACGGCGCTGCGGTGCGCCGGGCCCTGGACCGGCTGAAGCGGGCCATCGAGTCCGGCGAGAACACCATGTACCCGATCGTGGAGGCGGTGCGCGCCCGGGCCAGTATCGGCGAGATCTGCGACGTCTATCGTGCCGTGTACGGGGAGTACCGCGAGC from Armatimonadota bacterium includes the following:
- a CDS encoding methylmalonyl-CoA mutase family protein, with protein sequence MSDQEQSEERLPRFTTISGLEIDRVYGPAHTARLDYARDLGDPGEYPFTRGIHPTMYRGRLWTMRQFAGFGSAEDSNRRFHYLLEQGQTGLSVAFDMPTLMGYDSDHPRALGEVGREGVAIDTVEDMKVLLRDLPLNRVTTSMTINAPANVLLAMYLVAAEEAGFLWPELGGTTQTDMLKEFIAQKEWIVPPRPSMRFIQDMLVFGTRELPRWNVISISGYHIREAGATAVQELAFTLADGIAYVQAGIEAGLDVDAFAPRLSFFFDCHNDFFEEIAKFRAARRMWARIMRERFGATRPRSWWLRFHTQTAGVSLTAQQPLNNIVRVTLQALAAVLGGTQSLHTNSMDETYALPTEEAVRVALRTQQIIAHESGVTNTVDPLGGSYFVEALTDRMEEEAGAYLRRIDDLGGMVRAVELGFPQREIAEASFRFQQALERKEKIIVGVNDFVIPEETPIPILRIDPEVERIQIDRLRRVRAERDGAAVRRALDRLKRAIESGENTMYPIVEAVRARASIGEICDVYRAVYGEYREPAII